A window of Tautonia plasticadhaerens contains these coding sequences:
- a CDS encoding dihydroorotate dehydrogenase produces the protein MVSMRVSLGRLELRNPVLVASGTFGYVREMAGFVRLARLGGVIPKTVTARPRAGNPTPRTVETASGLLNAIGLDNDGIDHFRAHHLPYLRTVGTAVVANIAGEDEDQFVRMAADLGEEPGIAAVELNLSCPNVSHGLDLGVDPSAVSRVVSRCREACPHPIIAKLTPNVTDVTKVARAAYEAGADAVSLINTVVGLAVDWRRRRPVLANDVGGLSGPAIKPIALRMVWQVRRAVPGLPIIGIGGICSADDAMEFLLAGASAVQVGTATFADPTLADRLVDELPAKLTVAGVADVNEFIGTLRSNKG, from the coding sequence GTGGTGTCGATGCGGGTGAGCCTGGGGAGACTGGAGCTGCGGAACCCGGTGCTGGTGGCGTCGGGCACGTTCGGCTACGTCCGGGAGATGGCCGGGTTCGTCCGGCTGGCTCGGCTGGGCGGGGTGATTCCGAAGACCGTCACCGCGAGGCCCCGGGCCGGCAACCCGACCCCCCGGACGGTGGAGACCGCCTCCGGCCTGCTCAACGCCATCGGCCTGGACAACGACGGCATCGACCACTTCCGGGCCCATCACCTGCCCTACCTGAGGACCGTCGGGACGGCGGTCGTCGCCAACATCGCCGGGGAGGACGAGGACCAGTTCGTCCGGATGGCCGCCGACCTGGGGGAGGAGCCCGGCATCGCCGCCGTCGAGTTGAACCTCTCCTGCCCGAACGTCAGCCACGGGCTCGACCTGGGGGTGGACCCGTCGGCGGTCTCCCGGGTCGTCTCCCGGTGCCGGGAGGCCTGCCCGCACCCGATCATCGCTAAGCTGACGCCCAACGTGACCGACGTCACCAAGGTCGCCCGGGCCGCCTACGAGGCCGGGGCCGACGCCGTGAGCCTGATCAACACCGTGGTCGGCCTGGCGGTCGACTGGAGGAGGCGCCGCCCGGTCCTCGCCAACGACGTCGGCGGCCTGAGCGGCCCGGCGATTAAGCCGATCGCCCTGCGGATGGTCTGGCAGGTCCGACGGGCCGTCCCCGGGCTGCCGATCATCGGCATCGGCGGCATCTGCTCGGCCGACGACGCGATGGAATTCCTGCTGGCCGGGGCCTCCGCCGTGCAGGTCGGCACGGCCACCTTCGCGGACCCGACCCTGGCCGATCGGCTGGTCGACGAGCTGCCGGCGAAACTGACAGTAGCCGGGGTCGCCGACGTGAACGAGTTCATCGGGACCCTGAGGTCGAACAAGGGATAG
- a CDS encoding DUF2721 domain-containing protein gives MPAIVPDYQTLSAMITPAIFLTANGSLIISTSNRMSRVVDRIRAVTTQSDALCRGKTDLDFVDDRLAHNSDQLGRLVWRGDRIRLALVALYLAFASFVGTSLGLAVDILFEHRAVALPTGLAVVGVCLLLVACIQLVREALEALRSNRLEVDFFRQIEARRRSADRPASP, from the coding sequence ATGCCGGCCATCGTGCCCGACTACCAGACCCTCTCGGCCATGATCACCCCGGCCATCTTCCTGACGGCCAACGGCTCGCTGATCATCTCCACCTCGAACCGAATGTCCCGGGTCGTCGACCGCATCCGGGCCGTCACGACGCAATCCGACGCCCTCTGCCGGGGCAAGACCGACCTGGACTTCGTCGACGACCGCCTGGCACACAACTCCGACCAGCTCGGCCGCCTCGTCTGGCGGGGGGACCGCATCCGGCTGGCCTTGGTGGCCCTCTACCTCGCCTTCGCCTCCTTCGTGGGCACGAGCCTCGGCCTGGCGGTCGACATCCTGTTCGAGCACCGGGCCGTCGCCCTGCCGACCGGCCTGGCGGTCGTCGGCGTCTGCCTGTTGCTGGTCGCCTGCATCCAGCTCGTCCGGGAGGCGCTCGAAGCCCTCCGGAGCAACCGCCTGGAGGTCGACTTCTTCCGCCAGATCGAGGCCCGGCGCCGGTCGGCCGACCGCCCCGCCTCCCCCTGA
- a CDS encoding acyltransferase family protein, translating to MTDATAAPERYHAFDALRAVMMLLGVLLHACQFYLPDPLFPGFDFRDTRTSAACGLAFFSIHAFRMQVFFAMAGFFAALLCERRGVRGMWSNRMRRVGLPLVVGWLILFPITISAFLYGCARHEGVPAWEAVRGWWTSGQIPWIDDWNPLYSLFLVTPLHLWFLYALIWLYMAAVVSRWVGGRGGGAVGRAASRLFRGLAARHLLLPASIGLSVLTVLPNPSGLFAQEFPLFLPNPLVMLAYGPFFGFGWMLYRNLDLLPVLARRPALTLAAAAGVLVLYFRVLESAFTEEGRNAMRLATAASGSAVAWLCTFGFIGLSLRLFGRPSPAMRYVSDSAYWVYLAHLPLIYWMQGLLFDLPAPALVKAAIILLASTSLLLLSYDLVVRPGFVGRFLNGRTYPSVLLGRRDRRALDGGALAGAGGVPVPSEAGGPG from the coding sequence ATGACCGACGCGACGGCGGCCCCCGAGCGATACCACGCCTTCGATGCGCTGCGGGCCGTGATGATGCTGCTGGGGGTGTTGCTGCACGCCTGCCAATTCTACTTGCCGGACCCGCTCTTCCCCGGGTTCGACTTCCGGGACACGCGCACCTCGGCCGCTTGCGGGCTGGCGTTCTTCTCGATCCACGCCTTCCGCATGCAGGTGTTCTTCGCGATGGCGGGGTTCTTCGCGGCCCTGCTCTGCGAGCGGAGGGGGGTGCGGGGGATGTGGTCGAACCGGATGAGGCGGGTCGGCCTGCCGCTGGTGGTGGGGTGGCTGATCCTCTTCCCGATCACGATCTCGGCCTTCCTGTACGGCTGCGCGAGGCACGAGGGCGTGCCGGCGTGGGAGGCGGTCCGGGGCTGGTGGACGTCGGGGCAGATCCCCTGGATCGACGACTGGAATCCGCTCTACAGCCTGTTCCTGGTCACGCCGCTGCACCTGTGGTTCCTGTACGCCCTGATCTGGCTCTACATGGCGGCGGTCGTCTCCCGATGGGTCGGCGGCCGGGGCGGCGGGGCGGTCGGCCGGGCGGCGAGCCGGCTGTTCCGGGGGCTGGCGGCCCGGCACCTGCTGCTGCCGGCGTCGATCGGCCTGAGCGTCTTGACGGTGCTGCCGAATCCCTCGGGCCTGTTCGCGCAGGAGTTCCCGCTGTTCCTGCCCAACCCGCTGGTCATGCTCGCCTACGGCCCGTTCTTCGGGTTCGGCTGGATGCTGTACCGCAACCTCGACCTGCTGCCCGTCCTCGCCCGGAGGCCGGCCCTGACGCTGGCCGCCGCGGCGGGGGTGCTGGTGCTCTACTTCCGGGTGCTCGAATCGGCCTTCACCGAGGAGGGGCGGAACGCGATGCGGCTGGCGACGGCGGCGAGCGGCTCGGCGGTCGCCTGGCTCTGCACCTTCGGCTTCATCGGGCTGTCCCTGCGGCTGTTCGGCCGGCCGAGCCCGGCGATGCGTTACGTGTCCGACTCGGCCTACTGGGTCTACCTGGCCCACCTGCCGCTCATCTACTGGATGCAGGGCCTGCTGTTCGACCTGCCCGCGCCGGCGCTGGTGAAGGCGGCGATCATCCTGCTCGCCTCGACCTCGCTGCTGCTGCTCAGCTACGACCTGGTCGTGCGGCCGGGGTTCGTCGGGCGATTCCTGAACGGGAGGACGTATCCGTCGGTGTTGCTCGGCCGTCGGGACCGGCGGGCTCTTGACGGGGGCGCCCTCGCCGGGGCGGGAGGGGTGCCGGTCCCCTCGGAGGCCGGCGGCCCCGGGTGA
- a CDS encoding DUF1559 domain-containing protein, with product MRTESTRHRARAFTLIELLVVIAIIGVLIALLLPAVQSAREAARRAQCTNNLKQIGLAFHNYHSSYGAFPPGHMSVPRLNSARNVWTEFILPFVEQGTIGQSYNYDIGFGGPGYNLVNHTTWHSVIASYVCPSDEGGQCARYRPEGWSRSNYVATYNAAGPMIERGAPWAYDNCPNDPSLQPSPLKALTNVNVTRGVQHVRDGTSNTVAASECITDPDGSQGYRGTWWNDLGGNYVHMRGPNSPIPDSMWRAVAYVYNGCDKTKSPCDDSGACWSTHVYSARSYHPGGVNAMMAGGSVRFFKNTINLSIWQALASINGGEVISADQY from the coding sequence ATGCGCACCGAGTCGACCCGCCACCGAGCCCGAGCCTTCACGCTGATTGAGTTGCTGGTGGTCATCGCCATCATCGGCGTGCTCATCGCCCTCTTACTGCCCGCGGTGCAGTCGGCCCGGGAGGCCGCCCGACGCGCCCAGTGCACCAACAACCTCAAGCAGATCGGCCTGGCCTTCCACAACTACCACTCCTCCTACGGCGCCTTCCCCCCGGGCCACATGTCCGTGCCGAGGCTGAATTCGGCCCGGAACGTCTGGACCGAGTTCATCCTCCCGTTCGTCGAGCAGGGGACGATCGGCCAGTCGTATAACTACGACATCGGCTTCGGCGGCCCCGGCTACAACCTGGTCAACCACACGACCTGGCATTCGGTGATCGCCTCCTACGTCTGCCCCTCCGACGAGGGGGGCCAGTGCGCGAGGTACCGGCCCGAGGGCTGGTCGCGGTCGAACTACGTGGCGACCTACAATGCCGCCGGGCCGATGATCGAGCGCGGGGCCCCCTGGGCCTACGACAACTGCCCCAACGACCCGAGCCTCCAGCCCTCCCCCCTCAAGGCGCTGACGAACGTGAACGTCACCCGGGGCGTGCAGCACGTCCGGGACGGGACCTCGAACACCGTGGCCGCCTCCGAGTGCATCACGGATCCGGACGGCTCCCAGGGCTACCGGGGCACCTGGTGGAACGACCTCGGCGGCAACTACGTCCACATGCGAGGGCCGAACTCGCCGATCCCCGACTCGATGTGGCGCGCCGTCGCCTACGTCTACAACGGCTGCGACAAGACGAAGTCCCCCTGCGACGACTCGGGGGCCTGCTGGAGCACCCACGTCTACTCGGCCCGCAGCTACCACCCCGGCGGCGTCAACGCCATGATGGCCGGCGGCTCGGTCCGGTTCTTCAAGAACACGATCAACCTCTCCATCTGGCAGGCCCTGGCCAGCATCAACGGCGGGGAGGTCATCTCGGCCGACCAGTACTGA
- a CDS encoding class I SAM-dependent methyltransferase: protein MMSVVAPDSRYTGPEATPTLEVGGRAIRLCRPADPDRLLDDPVVLDWNARDDYMPYWAYLWPGAFLLAEAVAVEPWGPDLTALELGCGLGLAGLVGLDAGLSRVVFTDYDLAPLRFVGRSATANGFGPDRVSTDLLDWRDPPDARYPVILGADVLYERRLVPLVVGVLRALLAPDGVALVSGPYRVATEDLGPALSAAGLRSESSPIRSEDEHGRPLRGTLHRIRRR from the coding sequence ATGATGAGCGTGGTCGCGCCGGATTCTCGCTACACGGGGCCCGAGGCCACCCCCACCTTGGAGGTCGGCGGCCGGGCGATCCGCCTCTGCCGACCGGCCGACCCGGATCGGCTGCTCGACGACCCAGTCGTGCTCGACTGGAACGCCCGGGACGACTACATGCCCTACTGGGCCTACCTCTGGCCCGGCGCCTTCCTGCTGGCCGAGGCGGTGGCCGTCGAGCCCTGGGGGCCGGATCTCACCGCGTTGGAGCTGGGCTGCGGCCTCGGCCTGGCCGGGCTGGTCGGCCTGGACGCCGGCCTCTCCCGGGTCGTCTTCACCGACTACGACCTCGCCCCCCTCCGCTTCGTCGGCCGCAGCGCCACCGCCAACGGCTTCGGCCCCGACCGCGTCTCCACCGATTTGCTCGACTGGCGGGATCCCCCCGACGCCCGATATCCCGTCATCCTCGGCGCCGACGTGCTCTACGAGCGTCGCCTGGTCCCGCTGGTCGTCGGGGTCCTCCGCGCCCTGCTCGCGCCCGACGGCGTCGCGCTCGTCTCCGGCCCCTACCGGGTCGCCACCGAGGACCTGGGGCCCGCCCTCTCCGCCGCCGGCCTGCGCTCCGAGTCGTCGCCGATCCGCTCGGAGGACGAGCACGGCCGGCCCTTGAGGGGGACCTTGCATCGCATCCGACGGCGATAG
- a CDS encoding FeoA family protein has translation MSVIAATPPIEAELIPLTLLRPGQRALVDQVIGGGMLVHRLREMGLRGGAEVEMVRPGSPCIIRLDGHKLGVRSDELSGVLVRAGTSGA, from the coding sequence ATGTCGGTCATCGCCGCGACGCCGCCGATCGAGGCCGAGTTGATCCCGCTGACCCTGCTCCGCCCCGGCCAGCGGGCCCTCGTGGATCAGGTGATCGGCGGGGGGATGCTGGTGCACCGGCTCCGGGAGATGGGGCTCCGGGGCGGGGCCGAGGTCGAGATGGTCCGCCCGGGGAGCCCCTGCATCATCCGGCTCGACGGCCACAAGCTGGGCGTCCGCTCCGACGAGCTGTCCGGGGTGCTCGTGAGGGCGGGGACCTCCGGGGCATGA
- a CDS encoding FeoA family protein: protein MTMSTPSRLSELSVGQSANVLAVDVTTDSGVRAMEMGLIPGTEVKLVAVAPLGDPLVFELRGYRLSLRRAEASGVEVSPR from the coding sequence ATGACCATGTCCACCCCCTCCCGGCTCTCCGAGCTGTCGGTCGGCCAGTCGGCGAACGTCCTGGCCGTGGACGTGACGACCGACTCCGGCGTCCGGGCGATGGAGATGGGCCTGATCCCGGGGACCGAGGTGAAGCTCGTCGCCGTCGCCCCCCTGGGAGACCCGCTCGTCTTCGAACTGCGAGGCTACCGCCTGAGCCTGAGGAGGGCGGAGGCGTCGGGGGTGGAGGTCTCTCCCCGTTAA
- the feoB gene encoding ferrous iron transport protein B, giving the protein MSIAADPQTRTVALIGNPNTGKSTVFGALSGVQQRVGNYPGVTVEKKTGRMLVGDRRWTLIDLPGTYSLAPRSPDEMVAVDVLLGRRADTPGPDVVLCVVDANNLERNLYLVSQVLELGRPTVVALTMTDVAEDRGVAIDAQALRDRLGGVPVVPIRAHKRVGLDALKAALAEAAGRPSTPIESPFPEPFRAEVARLGGWLAGHRAGKPPLPRYLVERLLLDTGGYLEGVVTLDDGEGDLHAEILASRHRLAEAACPVPAVEAMARYGWAASTLEGVVTRPDQPRLTTGDRVDRVLTHRAWGTLIFVVIMALIFQGVFTWAVPAMDLIDAGVGRLAEGVEGAMAEGPLRSLIVDGVIAGVGGVIVFLPQIFILFFFLGILEDCGYLARAAYLMDRLMTRLGLSGKSFIPLLSSFACAIPGVMATRVIEDRRDRMTTILVAPLMSCSARLPVYTLLIAAFIPPVAIGGLLSLQAVTMVALYSVGVVAAAGVAWALKRTVFRGPTPPFVMELPAYTWPSARVVLHRMFDRGWSFVRRAGTIIVAVSVVMWALLYYPRLPELEANRVAQQVLAMELARDVADDPDAIADLDARIAAVEARADGLQKRNSLLGRAGRLIEPVVRPLGWDWRIGAAAIASFPAREVVVATLGVIFDIGSDVEGEEGVSRLQVALREAEWRDGRPLFTVPVALSIMVFFALCAQCVSTLAVIRRETNSWAWPAFSFAYMTALAYVAAMITYQVGTLLAA; this is encoded by the coding sequence ATGTCCATCGCCGCCGACCCGCAGACCCGGACCGTGGCCCTGATCGGCAACCCGAACACGGGGAAGTCGACCGTCTTCGGCGCCCTGTCGGGGGTGCAGCAGCGGGTGGGGAACTACCCGGGCGTGACGGTCGAGAAGAAGACGGGCCGGATGCTCGTCGGCGATCGCCGCTGGACGCTGATCGACCTGCCGGGCACGTATAGCCTGGCGCCGAGGTCGCCGGACGAGATGGTGGCCGTCGACGTGCTGCTCGGCCGGAGGGCCGACACGCCGGGCCCGGACGTGGTGCTCTGCGTCGTCGACGCGAACAACCTGGAGCGGAACCTCTACCTCGTCAGCCAGGTCCTCGAACTGGGGAGGCCGACGGTCGTCGCGCTGACGATGACCGACGTGGCCGAGGATCGGGGGGTGGCGATCGACGCCCAGGCGCTCCGGGATCGGCTCGGCGGCGTGCCGGTGGTGCCGATCCGGGCGCACAAGCGGGTCGGGCTCGACGCGCTGAAGGCCGCGCTGGCCGAGGCGGCCGGGCGCCCCTCGACGCCGATCGAGAGCCCTTTCCCCGAGCCGTTCCGGGCCGAGGTCGCCCGGCTCGGGGGCTGGCTGGCCGGGCATCGGGCCGGCAAGCCCCCCCTGCCCCGCTACCTGGTGGAGCGGCTCCTGCTCGACACGGGGGGCTACCTCGAAGGGGTGGTCACCCTGGACGACGGGGAGGGGGACCTGCACGCCGAGATCCTCGCCAGCCGGCATCGGCTGGCGGAGGCGGCCTGCCCGGTGCCGGCGGTCGAGGCGATGGCCCGGTACGGCTGGGCGGCCTCGACCCTCGAAGGCGTGGTGACCCGGCCCGACCAGCCGAGGCTGACGACCGGGGACCGGGTCGACCGGGTCTTGACGCACCGGGCCTGGGGCACCCTGATCTTCGTCGTGATCATGGCCCTGATCTTCCAGGGGGTCTTCACCTGGGCCGTGCCGGCGATGGACCTCATCGACGCCGGGGTCGGCCGCCTGGCCGAGGGGGTCGAGGGGGCGATGGCCGAGGGGCCGCTGCGGAGCCTGATCGTCGACGGCGTGATCGCGGGGGTCGGCGGGGTGATCGTCTTCCTGCCCCAGATCTTCATCCTCTTCTTTTTCCTGGGCATCCTGGAAGACTGCGGCTATCTGGCCCGGGCCGCCTACCTGATGGACCGGCTGATGACCCGGTTGGGGCTCAGCGGCAAGTCGTTCATCCCCCTGCTCTCCTCGTTCGCCTGCGCCATCCCGGGCGTGATGGCGACCCGGGTGATCGAGGACCGCCGGGACCGGATGACGACGATCCTCGTGGCCCCGCTGATGAGTTGCAGCGCCCGGCTGCCGGTCTACACGCTCCTGATCGCGGCGTTCATCCCGCCGGTGGCGATCGGCGGGCTCTTGAGCCTCCAGGCGGTCACGATGGTGGCGCTCTATTCGGTCGGCGTGGTCGCGGCGGCGGGCGTGGCCTGGGCGCTCAAGCGGACGGTCTTCAGGGGGCCGACGCCGCCGTTCGTGATGGAGCTGCCGGCCTACACGTGGCCGTCGGCCCGGGTGGTCCTCCACCGGATGTTCGACCGGGGCTGGTCCTTCGTCCGGAGGGCGGGGACGATCATCGTGGCCGTCTCGGTCGTGATGTGGGCCTTGCTCTACTACCCGAGGCTGCCGGAGCTGGAGGCCAACCGGGTCGCGCAGCAGGTCCTGGCGATGGAACTGGCCCGGGACGTCGCCGACGACCCGGACGCGATCGCCGACCTCGACGCCCGGATCGCCGCCGTCGAGGCCAGGGCCGACGGCCTCCAGAAGCGGAACAGCCTGCTCGGCCGGGCCGGTCGGCTGATCGAGCCGGTGGTCCGGCCGCTGGGCTGGGACTGGCGGATCGGCGCCGCCGCGATCGCCTCGTTCCCGGCCCGGGAGGTGGTGGTCGCCACGCTCGGCGTCATCTTCGACATCGGCAGCGACGTCGAGGGCGAGGAGGGGGTCAGCCGGCTCCAGGTCGCCCTCCGGGAGGCCGAGTGGCGGGACGGCCGCCCGCTGTTCACGGTGCCCGTCGCGCTGTCGATCATGGTCTTCTTCGCCCTGTGCGCCCAGTGCGTCTCCACGCTGGCCGTGATCCGGCGGGAGACGAATTCCTGGGCCTGGCCCGCCTTCAGCTTCGCCTACATGACGGCCCTGGCGTATGTGGCGGCGATGATCACCTATCAGGTCGGCACGTTGCTTGCCGCATGA
- a CDS encoding FeoB-associated Cys-rich membrane protein, whose protein sequence is MMTAWQDVAALAMVALALGYLARSGYRAVSTRGASGAGCGSGCGNCPSGSEAGANGRGEPLVMIDPPRISS, encoded by the coding sequence ATGATGACCGCCTGGCAAGACGTCGCGGCGCTGGCGATGGTGGCCCTGGCCCTGGGCTACCTGGCCCGATCGGGGTACCGGGCCGTCTCGACCCGGGGGGCCTCCGGGGCCGGGTGCGGCTCGGGCTGCGGGAACTGCCCCAGCGGCTCGGAGGCCGGCGCGAACGGACGGGGCGAGCCGCTCGTGATGATTGACCCGCCCCGGATCTCGTCCTGA
- a CDS encoding PVC-type heme-binding CxxCH protein, translating into MTPSCPLLSWLAVLALGVIGGPSPAGQASREPTPEGLSPAEATAAIRVPPGFEVELVVGEPMVRDPVAFDWSADGRLWVVEMADYPLGVEGGGRVRVLEDTDGDGRYDASTVFLDGLSYPNGIMSWRDGVLISCAPDIRYAEDADGDGRCDREETLYTGFAEANPQHRLNGFALGFDGWVHAADADGGVVRSTRTGDRVTARGMDLLLRPDEGRIEPAGGRSQFGRQRNDWGDWFINNNSVWAWHVVLDDADLGRNPAFASSSTTQLLEPETALYPASRTLARFNDPGSANRATSACSPSPYRDDLLGPGFESSLFVCEPVHNLVHRMVLEPDGASYVGRRADGEQTSEFLASTEDWFRPVWARTGPDGALWIADMNRAVIEHPEWIPDDWEARIDLRAGEDRGRIYRVFPADRRPRGIARLDGLDGPYLVAAMDGPNGWRRDTCQRLLMHDPDPSAIGPLRSLATAAAHPEARVQALWTLACLGGLDHRTVERATADAHPEVRRAAILAGRSLLPGSEEVGETILTLVEDEEPRVRFAAALALGDWPDPKGGRALAGLALDSGGDHWFRSAVLSSARPHAKTMLGVLLERAGGGAALPEGLIAPLFASAASEAGPGGVAEIVRAVLGALDGAEEAGPATLAVLSDVLDEAARAGRPFARWAEPAAGLGREATALRPYFEAARAIAGDASAPEAARTSAVGLLARDPGAIDRDLNLLADLLRPQEAAPVQRAAIDAIARAGGDRVPGILLDGWRGHGPALRGEILETLLGRDAWRGALLDAIAEGRVPPSEVGPTHRERLLADQDAGIRDRTSALFGAVPGERGEVVGRMRSALALGGDPEAGRAVFLKSCAPCHRLEGDGFEVGPDLTALTDRSPEALLIAILDPNRAVEAKYASYTAATSDGRVVSGLIAEETSNAVALLRQGGERDVLPRSEIEEIAGSGKSLMPEGLEQDLDPRQLGHLIAFLRELGLRPKEVPGNHPTLVRPSEGGSVTLSAETAEIYGNRLTYEPTLGNLGWWIGDDDRAAWTFEVDRPGRYEVRLDWACDDGEGGGSYAIEVGADRIAGVVPGTGSWEDYRRATVGTVSLGDGRHRLEIRPEGRPKGALMDLRSVELRPEGPVGETP; encoded by the coding sequence ATGACGCCGAGTTGCCCCCTGCTCTCCTGGCTCGCCGTGCTGGCCCTGGGCGTCATCGGCGGCCCCTCCCCCGCCGGGCAGGCGTCCCGGGAGCCGACGCCGGAGGGGCTCTCGCCGGCCGAGGCGACGGCGGCGATCCGGGTGCCTCCCGGCTTCGAGGTCGAACTCGTCGTGGGAGAGCCGATGGTGCGGGATCCGGTCGCCTTCGACTGGTCGGCCGACGGCCGGCTCTGGGTGGTCGAGATGGCGGACTACCCGCTCGGCGTCGAGGGCGGGGGTCGGGTCCGGGTGCTGGAGGATACCGACGGTGACGGCCGGTACGACGCCTCGACCGTCTTCCTCGACGGCCTCTCGTATCCGAACGGCATCATGTCCTGGCGTGATGGCGTGCTCATCTCCTGCGCCCCGGACATCCGATACGCCGAGGACGCCGACGGGGACGGCCGATGCGATCGCGAGGAGACGCTCTACACCGGCTTCGCCGAGGCGAATCCGCAGCACCGCCTCAACGGCTTCGCCCTCGGCTTCGACGGCTGGGTCCACGCCGCGGACGCCGACGGGGGCGTGGTCCGATCGACCAGGACGGGCGACCGGGTGACGGCCCGGGGCATGGACCTCCTCCTCCGGCCCGACGAGGGGAGGATCGAGCCCGCCGGCGGGCGCTCGCAGTTCGGCCGACAGCGGAACGACTGGGGCGACTGGTTCATCAACAACAACTCGGTCTGGGCCTGGCACGTCGTCCTGGACGACGCCGACCTCGGCCGGAACCCGGCGTTCGCCTCCTCCTCGACGACGCAATTGCTGGAGCCCGAAACCGCCCTCTACCCCGCCAGCCGGACCCTCGCCCGGTTCAACGACCCGGGCTCGGCCAACCGGGCAACCTCCGCCTGCAGCCCGTCCCCCTACCGAGACGACCTGCTCGGCCCGGGGTTCGAGTCGAGCCTGTTCGTCTGCGAACCGGTGCACAACCTCGTCCACCGGATGGTGCTGGAACCGGATGGGGCCTCCTACGTCGGCCGGAGGGCGGACGGCGAGCAGACCTCGGAGTTCCTGGCCTCGACGGAGGACTGGTTCCGGCCGGTCTGGGCCCGGACGGGGCCGGACGGGGCGCTCTGGATCGCGGACATGAACCGCGCCGTCATCGAGCACCCCGAGTGGATCCCCGACGACTGGGAGGCCCGCATCGACCTCCGGGCCGGCGAGGACCGGGGCCGGATCTACCGCGTCTTCCCCGCCGACCGCCGCCCCCGAGGGATCGCCAGGCTCGACGGCCTTGACGGGCCGTACCTCGTCGCCGCGATGGACGGCCCCAACGGCTGGCGGCGCGACACGTGCCAGCGGCTTCTGATGCATGATCCCGATCCCTCCGCGATCGGCCCGCTCCGATCGCTGGCGACGGCCGCCGCCCACCCCGAGGCCCGGGTGCAGGCGCTCTGGACGCTGGCCTGCCTGGGCGGGCTCGACCACAGGACGGTCGAACGGGCGACGGCCGACGCGCATCCGGAAGTCCGTCGCGCCGCGATCCTGGCCGGCCGTTCGCTGCTGCCGGGATCCGAGGAGGTGGGCGAGACGATCCTGACCCTCGTCGAGGACGAGGAGCCCCGGGTCCGATTCGCGGCGGCCCTGGCCCTGGGAGACTGGCCGGATCCGAAGGGTGGCCGGGCGCTGGCGGGCCTCGCCCTGGACTCGGGAGGCGACCACTGGTTCCGCTCGGCCGTGCTCAGCTCCGCCCGCCCTCATGCGAAGACGATGCTCGGAGTGCTGCTGGAACGGGCCGGCGGCGGGGCCGCGCTGCCCGAAGGGCTGATCGCCCCCCTGTTCGCCTCGGCGGCCTCGGAGGCGGGCCCCGGGGGCGTGGCCGAGATCGTTCGGGCGGTGCTCGGCGCGCTCGACGGGGCCGAGGAGGCCGGCCCGGCGACGCTCGCCGTGCTCTCCGACGTGCTCGACGAGGCCGCCCGGGCCGGCCGGCCGTTCGCCCGATGGGCCGAGCCCGCCGCGGGCCTGGGACGCGAGGCAACGGCGCTCCGGCCCTACTTCGAGGCGGCCCGGGCGATCGCCGGGGACGCATCGGCGCCCGAGGCGGCCCGGACTTCGGCCGTCGGCCTGCTGGCGCGGGACCCGGGCGCGATCGACCGGGACCTCAATCTCCTCGCCGATCTCCTCCGCCCCCAGGAGGCCGCCCCGGTGCAGCGGGCGGCCATCGACGCCATCGCCCGGGCGGGGGGCGACCGCGTTCCCGGGATCCTGCTGGACGGCTGGCGAGGCCACGGGCCCGCGCTCCGGGGCGAGATCCTGGAGACGCTGCTCGGGCGGGACGCGTGGCGGGGTGCCCTGCTCGACGCGATCGCCGAGGGACGAGTGCCGCCGTCGGAGGTCGGCCCGACGCATCGGGAACGGCTGCTCGCGGACCAGGACGCCGGGATCCGGGATCGGACCTCGGCCCTGTTCGGCGCGGTGCCCGGGGAGCGGGGCGAGGTGGTGGGACGGATGCGATCGGCCCTCGCCCTCGGCGGCGACCCGGAGGCGGGCCGGGCCGTCTTCCTCAAGTCGTGCGCCCCTTGTCATCGGCTGGAGGGAGACGGGTTCGAGGTCGGCCCCGACCTGACGGCCCTGACCGATCGGTCGCCCGAGGCCCTGCTCATCGCCATCCTCGACCCGAACCGGGCGGTCGAGGCCAAGTACGCCTCCTACACCGCCGCCACGAGCGACGGCCGGGTCGTCTCCGGCCTGATCGCCGAGGAGACCTCGAACGCGGTCGCCCTGCTCCGCCAGGGGGGCGAGCGTGATGTGCTGCCCCGCTCGGAGATCGAGGAGATCGCCGGCTCGGGCAAGTCGCTCATGCCCGAGGGGTTGGAGCAGGACCTCGACCCCCGGCAGCTCGGCCACCTGATCGCGTTCCTCCGAGAGCTGGGGCTCCGGCCGAAGGAGGTCCCGGGCAATCACCCGACGCTCGTCCGGCCGTCGGAGGGCGGATCGGTCACGCTGTCGGCCGAGACGGCGGAAATCTATGGGAATCGATTGACCTATGAGCCCACCCTCGGCAATCTCGGCTGGTGGATCGGCGACGACGACCGGGCGGCCTGGACCTTCGAGGTCGACCGACCCGGACGGTACGAGGTCCGGCTCGACTGGGCCTGCGACGACGGCGAGGGCGGCGGTTCGTACGCGATCGAGGTCGGGGCCGACCGGATCGCGGGGGTCGTGCCCGGGACCGGATCCTGGGAGGATTACCGCCGGGCGACGGTGGGGACGGTGTCGCTCGGGGACGGCCGACATCGCCTGGAGATCCGCCCTGAGGGCCGCCCGAAAGGGGCGCTGATGGACCTGCGGTCGGTGGAGCTGAGGCCCGAGGGCCCGGTCGGGGAGACTCCTTGA